GGCGCGACCTCCCCTTCGGCGCGTCGGTATCATACGACTTCGGGATGTCCTTTACGAACTCCTACTTCCCCCCCTTCTACGCTTGGGAGCTGGGCATCTCAGACGACTCCATAGAGGAGAGGGCCGATTTTGTAATGGAGCTTTTGACCCGCTATGCCCGGCTGGCCGAGATGGGCGAGGATGAAATCATTTCGAATATTAAGGACATATATCCCACGACCAGAAACGAGGACTTCCTAAGATACCTCTTCAGGAGCTACAAGACGTACTTTCCCATGAGGCTCTATTATGGCCGCATTTTAGAGAAACTGAAAGGCACCGTGCTTCATCGGGACAAGCTGTCGATCATACTCGGCGCCGTGGGCCTCTCGATCGATGGGATCGCCGACTGGAATGATGTGATAAGGCTCCTCTCGGACAGCCGGCGAGGGAGCCTCGACCTGAGAGGGCTTGACCTTTCCCATGTCAACATGAGGAAGGCCGACCTCTTCGTGGCGGATCTGAGAGAGGCGGATCTAAGGGGCGCCGATCTCAGGTGCGCCGACCTCAGGGATGCCGATCTCAGGGGTGCAAAGACCGACGGTATGGATATCGACGATGCCAAAACCGAGGGAATGAAAATATAGGAAAGATTATTTTTAAGGAGGACTAAAAAATGGCAAAGAAGGAAAAGGAGCACCTTTCAAAGGATCACTGGATCGAGCAGGAGGGGATTATCTGGGAGCAGTCGGAATCCACCGAGGATTTTTCACCCCACATACCGAAGGCGGAGTTCGAGCTGAGGATCAAGAAGGCCAAGGAGCTGTTGGCAAAACACGGCATGGACGCCATGATCCTTTTTGCCGAGGAGAACAAGTACTACTACGGCGGCTACAGGGATGCGGCGCTGATGTTCACGGACCGGTGGCGCCACTGCTTCATCGTCTCCCAGGAGCATGACGTCGTCTTCGTCGGGGAGTCTATCCTGGACAGCAACCTGAAGAAGACCACCTGGGTAAAGGACGGCCGGTACTGGTGCGGCGTAAAGTTCTGGCGCCTGCCGGTTCGGTTCAACGACGTCTTCGTGGACACCATGATAGACCTGAATCTCGACAACAAGGTGATCGGGATGGAATACGGCGCCCATCACATACCCCAGGTGGGGATCGACGAGATCCGTCTTATCGAGGCCTCCCTTCCGAACGCGAAGTTCGTCAGCGCCGAAAAGGTCCTCTGGGAGCAGAAGATGGTCAAGACCGACTGGGAGATAGCGTTGATGCGGGAGATGCTGGATAAGACCACGAGGGTGATGGATAAGACCTGGAAGGCCATAAGGCCGGGCGTCACCGAGAGGGATATCCACCGCATCACATGGCAGGAGTGGGTGAACGAGGATATGTTCGAGACGCCGTGCATGAGCAACCCCGTCCTCTTTATATGCGGAAGCGACGCCCCGGGCAAGTGGAGGATTGTGACCACCCCCTTCTACGACAGGGTGATAAAAGAGGGGGACCAGGGATTCTCCGACTGCGGCCCGTCCTACAGGGGCTACTGGACCGACGTCCAGCGCTGCTTCTACGTGGGTGACAAGCTCCCGCCGAAATGCGACGATCTCTCCAAGTGGGGCAGGGACGCATACATGAACACGGTCAACAACATGTATCCCGGGATGAGGGGGTGCGACGTCTTCAAGCTCGCCGAAAAGGAGACGTATCGCCAGGACTGGAACCAGGCCGTGCCGATAGAGTTCGTGGGACACGGGATCGGGACCCTGAACCACGAGCCTCCGTGGCTTGCGGAAAACGACATGAACGAGCTCGTCCCCGGCATGACCCTCTGCGTGGAGGTGGGATGCTACGGCACCGACATGGTCTACTACGGCAATATGCCGGAAGATATATGGCTGGTGACGGACAAGGGCCTCGAGCTCCTCGGAATCGACCTGCCCAGGGAAGTCTGGCTCTGTAAATAGATAGTTAAATAGACAACTTATCAATCCCGCCCCGTCGGGCCTCTCCGGCGGGGCGCCTTAAAACGAGTGAAACGAGAAGCGAGGTTTTAGATATGGCGATTGAACTTTCGACGGAAGAGAGACTGGTGTATCTCGTGATCATGGCCGGCGGTGGGAACAAGGTACTACACAACCTCTACAAGGGGGCGGATGAGGTGGAGAAGAAGAGGATACTCGGCGAAATGGGGGAGTATATGCAGGAGCTGGAGCCGGTGATGGACGCCTACGGCCTGGGGAGAGACCCCGAAGGGGTCGCGAGGGGCATGATGCTCACCGAAGACCTTATCGGGTGCGAGCCGAGGGGCGAGCTCTTGTCTGTCACGGAGGACGAGGCGGTGAGGAAGGTCACATCCTGTCCATGGGCGGCCTCGTACGAGGGGGGCACGTGCAGGCTCGTGATGGCGGCCATGGAGGAGGGTATCGGAAAGAAGCACGGCCTTACGATAGTATGTGAGCAGAGTATGGCCGAGGGGGCGGAGTACTGCATCTGGAAGGTAAAAAAGACCGGATAGACCGATACCCGACCCCGCTCGATCTGAAAAACCGACAGGGCGAATGGGGGTAATGGGGGGGTGATGGGGGGGATGATGGAAATCTTAGGCCGATTCGATCAGAGGTGTATCCTGATTTTGATCAATGACGGTCATTTATCATCTGAGATGGGGGGGGGTGGAGTGGTGGCATCGACGATTGAGTATCGATTGAATATCAACATCGCACTTCTTATATGAATTTCTTTTAGATAATTACAATTCGGAGGGGAAAAGTATCTATTTATGAAAAAGAAGTTGACATGAATTTTGGGATGTGAAACAATCCGTCTGGACGGTCGGAAAATCTGGTATCTGTAACCGCATATTCTCTCTCATCTTCTTAATTCTCCTCCTCTTACTGCACCACCTCCTGTACCACCACCACCACCACCACCACCACCACCACCTCCTCCTCCTCCTCCTACTACTACTACTACTACTAATGCTGCTGCTGTTGCTACTATTACTGCACCTGCACCTAATCTCACTCTCATATTGTAACCGTCCGACCGTCCGACCGTCCGACCGTCCAGGGAAGTTACAACGAGAGATATACACTTTCATTTTAATAAGAACAAAAAACATGTCGAGGTACAGTCAAATTGAAAGATGACCTTCGTTCCGAAAAGGTAAAGAGGATAGTCTCCTGCGCCCAGGAGGTTATAGCGAAAAAAAGCGGTTTTTCCGTCAGCATCCAGGACGTGGCGGACAGCGCCGGAATCTCAAAGGGCGCCGTCTTGCACTACTTCCCCACAAAGAGCAGTCTCTTCAAGGCGGTCTTTGAGGATTTTTTCAATGGAATCTTCGAGAGGGGAAAGAGGGTGATGGCGGAACTTGAAGACCCTGTGGAGAAGATAAAGTCCTTCGCCGACTGGCTCTATGATTCGGCCGATCCCGATGGTCCCGTGGGGTATCCCCTCTTCTTCGAGTGTATGTACAGGGCCGTATATGAAGAGGATTTCAAGGCCACATTCCACAACTGGATAACGGGCTGGGTCACCATGTTGGAGAGGTCCATTATGGACGGCATCGAAGAGGGGAAGATAAAGGAGGTAAATCCGGCCGAAACGGCGAGGGCCATATCCGCAGTATATCAGGGTGTTGCTTCGAGGTGGTACCTCGACAGGTCGAGGCATTCAGACGAGTGGGCAACAAAGGTGGTGAAGGACACCATCGATAAAATACTCAGTGTCAAGGATTGAGTCTAAACCTTTTATCAGGGAGGTAAATCATGCCTATTTTTGAAAGCACCGAGAAGATGTACGATGTTCTGGGGAGTCTCTTCAGGTTCCTAATGGAGCATCCCGAAGTGGGTCCGAAGTATGTGGAATCCGGTATCACGATAAAGTTCGATATCTTCGATCCGGAAGGGTATATCTGGCTGACGCCTGATGGCGTCGTACTGGGGGCTTCCGACATGAAGCCGACCATCGAGATGAAGCTTTCGGGGGATACCTGCCACGACTTCTGGCTTAAAAACGTATCGATGCCGGTCGCACTGGCCAAGGGGCTGATAAAGGCGAAGGGCCCGATGCCGAAGGTTCTGAAGCTTTTGCCCCTTCTTAAGCCCGCGTACGAGAATTACCCCAGGATCGCAAAGGAAAAGGGTCTTTCCACGGATTAAAAGGAGGGAGAAAAATGGAGAGAAGCCTGAAACAATACGAAGAGGCAAGAAAAGAAGCCGCCCTGATTGCGGCAAAGCTCATACTGGCCTCGGCGGTGACTTCCCCGAGGCTCGGAGGTGTGGGCGAGATCGCCATCCAGCTCTACCATGACGACGCCGATATCGAGGACATCTGCATCAAGATGGAGGAGATGAGCGCGGACAATCCGGCGTGGAAGTTCTTCAAAAGGGACGCGGCCATGCTGAGGGACGCTAACGCCCTATTGATCATGTCGTCCTTGAGGTCCCTTACCGACCCCGCCGACATCAACTGCAACTATTGCGGGTACGTGACGTGCGAGTACATGAGGGAGGTCGAAAAACTGCCCAAGGAGCCGGGTTTGGCCTTCACGGGGCCGCTCTGTTTTCTCAGGGCGGATAACATGGGTTTTGCCCTGGACGGGGGAATATCCCTCGCCAGAAACCTCGGGATAGACTACGGGGTGTTCTGGTCGGCGGGGGCCGCCGCCATGAAGATGGGTATTTTGCCAAAGGATACCGGCATAGCCATCGGGCTGGCCCTGTCCGTTTCGGAAAAGAGCCCCTTCAGAGACATTCCCGTTCGCTATGACGAGATCAACGAGCGCACGATGATGGACAGGGTCATAAGGAGGCTCTATCCGCAGTTTCGCTCGATATACAGTTAAGGAGGGTATCATGGCTGTTACCGAATTAAGTGAACTTATCAAGGGCGGGCTGGACAGGGCGGTGGAGCTCATGGCGATTGCCGCCCACAACAGCTACCGTTTTGGGAAGACGAACAAAACGAAGATCATTTCCATCGGACACGAGGAGATGCAGCAGATAGGGGAGTTCTGCTATTCACTGGCGGATATGTCTCCCCTGGCGGCCAGGGACGGCCGGGCCATGAAGGAGCTCATCGATATGGACGGCAGGATGCTGATCATAGGCGAGAAGAGAAAGAGCGACCTCAACTGGAACTGCGGGGCCTGCGGATACCGCACCTGCGCGGAGCTGAACAAGACCGAGGAGGTGGAGGCCCTTACCGGGCGCGGTCCGTCGTGCCAGTTCAAGAACCTCAACGTGATGATCGCGGCAAACGCCGCCGCCTCAATGGCGTGGAGGCTGGGACTCTACTGCAGGGTGTATTCCACATACGGCATGAGCGCTCTGGCCATGAGCGTCATCGAGGACGTGGACATATCGATCTCCGTGGCGGTGGCCGCCGGGAAGAGCGACCCCTTCTTCGATCGGCACCAGTACTGGACCCAGGAGTTCTGGGACGAGATATTCAAGAAGGAGTTCCCAACCTACGATCGGGGATTCATCGGGGCGATAGAGGAATAAGAATGAGTGGAGGAGTTGAAAAATGTCTGCCAAGTTAGAATTGAACCCGGTCATCCTGGGGCACCTCATAGAGATCAGGGCCGGCGAGACTCCCGACAAGGAGATCATCGTGTTCGAGAAGGGTGAGTTGGGGGAAGATATACT
The Candidatus Zymogenus saltonus DNA segment above includes these coding regions:
- a CDS encoding pentapeptide repeat-containing protein, whose protein sequence is MGEDEIISNIKDIYPTTRNEDFLRYLFRSYKTYFPMRLYYGRILEKLKGTVLHRDKLSIILGAVGLSIDGIADWNDVIRLLSDSRRGSLDLRGLDLSHVNMRKADLFVADLREADLRGADLRCADLRDADLRGAKTDGMDIDDAKTEGMKI
- a CDS encoding aminopeptidase P family protein, whose amino-acid sequence is MAKKEKEHLSKDHWIEQEGIIWEQSESTEDFSPHIPKAEFELRIKKAKELLAKHGMDAMILFAEENKYYYGGYRDAALMFTDRWRHCFIVSQEHDVVFVGESILDSNLKKTTWVKDGRYWCGVKFWRLPVRFNDVFVDTMIDLNLDNKVIGMEYGAHHIPQVGIDEIRLIEASLPNAKFVSAEKVLWEQKMVKTDWEIALMREMLDKTTRVMDKTWKAIRPGVTERDIHRITWQEWVNEDMFETPCMSNPVLFICGSDAPGKWRIVTTPFYDRVIKEGDQGFSDCGPSYRGYWTDVQRCFYVGDKLPPKCDDLSKWGRDAYMNTVNNMYPGMRGCDVFKLAEKETYRQDWNQAVPIEFVGHGIGTLNHEPPWLAENDMNELVPGMTLCVEVGCYGTDMVYYGNMPEDIWLVTDKGLELLGIDLPREVWLCK
- a CDS encoding TetR/AcrR family transcriptional regulator translates to MKDDLRSEKVKRIVSCAQEVIAKKSGFSVSIQDVADSAGISKGAVLHYFPTKSSLFKAVFEDFFNGIFERGKRVMAELEDPVEKIKSFADWLYDSADPDGPVGYPLFFECMYRAVYEEDFKATFHNWITGWVTMLERSIMDGIEEGKIKEVNPAETARAISAVYQGVASRWYLDRSRHSDEWATKVVKDTIDKILSVKD